In a genomic window of Vibrio gigantis:
- a CDS encoding LysR family transcriptional regulator: MHSPITLEALHILDAIDRRGSFAAAANEMDRAPSSLSYQIQKLEQDLDIMIFDRSGHRANFTEAGQLILEQGRVILGATERLVNEASILANGWELDLTIAFDGIIPIANFFPLVDELGKISKTRVRLQEEILAGCWESLSDGRADLLVCPKVDTIPNDMKSDVIGKMEMVWVAASNHYVHKRSGEFDQKARESYRVIAIADTARDQPALSINILEKQPRLTVTSFPAKVEALTSGLGIGTLPSSIAKPLIESGVLQQISGTEPQPIDIVMAWRRNKMGDAKSWCIQHLKKTWSLK, encoded by the coding sequence ATGCATAGCCCAATAACACTTGAAGCGTTACACATCCTAGACGCTATCGACAGGCGTGGAAGTTTCGCTGCTGCGGCCAACGAAATGGACCGCGCGCCTTCATCACTCAGTTACCAAATTCAAAAGCTTGAACAAGACTTAGATATCATGATTTTTGACCGTTCTGGCCATCGCGCAAACTTTACAGAGGCCGGTCAACTGATACTCGAGCAAGGTAGAGTAATCCTTGGTGCAACTGAAAGGCTCGTCAACGAGGCCAGCATTCTAGCTAATGGATGGGAGTTGGATTTAACTATTGCTTTTGACGGCATTATCCCAATTGCTAATTTCTTCCCACTTGTTGATGAACTAGGAAAAATCAGTAAAACGCGTGTCCGTTTACAAGAAGAGATCTTAGCGGGATGTTGGGAGTCACTGTCAGATGGCCGTGCTGACTTGCTAGTTTGTCCAAAGGTAGACACAATTCCAAATGACATGAAAAGTGACGTAATTGGGAAAATGGAAATGGTTTGGGTGGCGGCATCCAATCATTACGTTCATAAGCGTTCTGGTGAGTTTGACCAAAAGGCTAGAGAAAGTTACAGGGTTATTGCAATCGCGGATACGGCTCGTGATCAGCCAGCATTAAGCATCAATATTTTAGAGAAGCAGCCGCGTTTGACGGTGACGAGCTTTCCGGCAAAAGTAGAAGCGTTAACCAGCGGGTTAGGTATTGGTACCTTACCTAGTAGTATTGCTAAGCCGCTAATTGAATCCGGCGTTTTACAGCAGATTTCAGGTACAGAACCACAGCCGATCGATATCGTCATGGCTTGGCGACGTAATAAAATGGGCGATGCCAAATCATGGTGCATCCAACACCTTAAAAAAACATGGTCACTCAAGTAA
- a CDS encoding TonB-dependent receptor plug domain-containing protein, protein MISHQVYLGLALTTPVFVSAQENSLDQLMSMSLEELSMLDVEMETASKATQKLTDIPSSVYVLSNERIQRSGAKTIAEVLALVPGLKVTKFNETSWFVSTRGFHDGLYNKMLVMMDGRSLFSPVYGGTYWSDVDYVLADIERIEVLKGPGGTIWGGNAVNGVVNIITKSANDTQGTYLSGVASNTDNYEFSVRQGLSLNDNVNARAFYKYREEPTYRTNESEKWKAQTAGMVFQPSNAEEGWSLRIGGEKSYYESELYTFQYDNSGLFVGSQANDFDNKSQSVYVQFNDSHDLDESSTVSYSLWGEYNEDNAPDAPGSYSTIDFDSTYIHQLSANHQLTLGGGLRYMYLDFSSSQVSDVDWYNPDYYGRAYNIKSTNDYIANAFVQSQIQMTEALSITLGTKVEHFTQNASTEFSPQLRGLYKLNQRHSVWAGLSRAVVAPSYMDSNSTYYFNSYYADSNDSYLDVYKSSSDLETENVVTAEMGYRYSNNSNLELDATIYLSEHDNLRFHSYDPNDTPADHVYVGALSDDYKAKTYGLELGASYQLTEDITSYLSYAYATLEGKNKSDDPQSSPQTAVYYDIDNEHLATAQLMWNITDSWQFDVIGQYINVNYPDYWVAGDGTQYEWQSYPHEITFNARLAWKKSSAAPLIEVVVENIGKSDGYQAEFTSQKSVNQESVYVRISHEF, encoded by the coding sequence ATGATATCCCACCAGGTTTACTTGGGACTAGCATTAACGACTCCTGTTTTTGTATCTGCTCAAGAAAACTCTCTAGACCAACTCATGTCCATGAGCCTTGAAGAGTTATCTATGTTAGATGTCGAAATGGAAACAGCTTCGAAAGCGACACAGAAACTCACCGACATTCCCTCGTCGGTATATGTGCTTTCTAATGAGCGAATTCAACGCAGTGGGGCGAAAACCATTGCAGAAGTCCTTGCGCTTGTACCTGGACTAAAAGTAACTAAGTTTAACGAGACCTCATGGTTTGTTTCCACCCGCGGTTTTCACGATGGCCTATATAACAAAATGCTCGTGATGATGGATGGAAGAAGCTTATTTAGCCCGGTGTATGGAGGTACTTATTGGAGTGATGTTGATTACGTTCTTGCCGACATCGAACGTATCGAAGTACTAAAAGGGCCCGGGGGTACGATTTGGGGAGGTAATGCCGTTAATGGTGTTGTGAATATCATTACGAAGTCTGCCAATGATACCCAAGGAACTTATCTTTCTGGTGTCGCTTCAAATACCGATAATTACGAGTTTAGCGTTCGTCAGGGTTTAAGCCTCAATGACAACGTGAATGCTCGTGCATTCTATAAGTACCGCGAAGAGCCAACATATCGCACAAACGAATCTGAAAAGTGGAAAGCACAAACAGCAGGAATGGTGTTTCAACCAAGTAATGCTGAAGAAGGTTGGTCATTACGTATTGGTGGTGAGAAAAGCTATTATGAATCGGAGTTATATACGTTCCAATATGATAATTCAGGATTGTTTGTCGGATCACAAGCTAATGACTTTGATAACAAGAGCCAATCTGTTTACGTCCAATTCAACGATTCTCACGATTTGGATGAAAGCTCGACAGTCTCATACTCATTATGGGGTGAATATAATGAAGATAACGCGCCAGACGCTCCGGGAAGCTATTCCACAATCGATTTTGATTCTACTTATATTCACCAGCTATCGGCAAACCATCAGTTAACACTCGGTGGTGGCTTGCGGTATATGTACCTTGATTTCTCCTCTAGCCAAGTTTCGGACGTTGATTGGTACAACCCCGATTACTACGGTCGAGCCTACAACATCAAATCTACCAACGATTACATTGCGAACGCTTTTGTGCAGTCTCAAATTCAAATGACTGAGGCGTTATCTATTACCCTCGGTACTAAGGTTGAACACTTTACACAAAATGCTTCGACAGAATTTTCCCCTCAACTACGCGGTTTATATAAGCTAAATCAACGCCATTCTGTGTGGGCGGGCCTTAGCCGTGCGGTGGTTGCTCCTTCATATATGGATTCAAACTCCACATATTACTTCAACAGTTACTATGCTGATTCTAATGACAGTTACCTAGATGTCTATAAATCGAGCTCTGACCTGGAAACAGAGAACGTCGTAACGGCGGAAATGGGTTATCGCTACTCAAATAATTCAAATTTAGAACTCGATGCAACGATATACCTAAGTGAACATGACAACCTTCGCTTCCATAGCTATGACCCCAATGATACCCCGGCGGATCATGTCTACGTTGGCGCGCTGTCTGATGACTATAAAGCGAAAACGTATGGCTTGGAGTTAGGCGCAAGTTATCAGCTCACTGAAGATATCACCAGTTACTTGAGCTATGCCTACGCAACATTAGAGGGAAAAAATAAAAGTGATGACCCTCAATCTAGCCCGCAAACTGCCGTCTATTACGACATTGATAATGAACATCTAGCTACGGCACAATTAATGTGGAATATCACCGACAGCTGGCAATTCGATGTTATCGGTCAATACATTAATGTGAATTACCCAGACTATTGGGTAGCAGGTGATGGCACTCAATATGAATGGCAATCTTATCCACATGAAATAACCTTTAATGCGCGTCTCGCATGGAAAAAATCGTCCGCAGCGCCTTTAATTGAAGTGGTTGTTGAAAACATAGGTAAGAGTGACGGCTATCAAGCTGAATTCACCTCTCAGAAAAGCGTTAATCAAGAATCGGTGTATGTGAGGATCTCTCATGAATTCTAG
- a CDS encoding TonB-dependent hemoglobin/transferrin/lactoferrin family receptor gives MYKQSLLSASIVLALSSTSALAEDYALFDEVVVSSTRTNQTLINTAASITVISDKQIEENMAKDVNEIFEYTPGVTMNSSSRQGAQTINIRGMEGKRVKILVDGSSQPGSFDGGPYAFINSSGISIDPDMLKSVEIIKGAASSLHGSDAIGGVAAFETKDPSDFLKDGKDFGGQAKLSYSSEDNSFSEHVALANRFGDLETLVAYTRRDGEELQNFRNSSDLENYAVENQDTSADNLLVKLQYQLNESHRIEFLAELIKDTSDSDIYHSSYDSYNGEDDTKQNRFAIKHIWFADGAIADTVTSKVSYISKEENGVTKRFKPAGPGMPPWVPANNDNLQTKDYEYTEDKLEIETQLDKEINNHYLVYGATYTHSDISNTNMEYNSDPATDDQLYVYTPDAKEQKFGLFVQDEISLMNNKLVVTPGVRFDYFSTDPGNNTTESLTDFSDSAVTGRLGTTYKLTDTGTVFGQISQGFRAPSFDELYYTYDNPGHGYVNDPNPDLKSETSISYELGYRHNTQASSSEIAAYYSDYDDFIETVVTKKVGGTTHYSNVNLESATIKGIEFSNTLLWDVLVGAPEGISTHFVASYTEGEDGNGNALNSVNPWNAVLGLNYDAPNQNWGTSLKLNYTADKSGSDINFDDENGGNAGQAELPSATVVDLTAYYKPMKDLTIRGGVFNLTNEEYYRWNDIRGDDELYKENSQAERNYGISAKYEF, from the coding sequence ATGTATAAGCAATCCCTACTCTCTGCTTCAATCGTTTTAGCGCTTTCATCAACCTCAGCCTTAGCTGAAGATTATGCCCTATTTGATGAGGTTGTTGTATCTTCGACTCGTACGAATCAAACACTTATCAATACTGCTGCTTCTATCACCGTCATCTCTGATAAGCAAATCGAAGAGAATATGGCAAAAGATGTTAATGAAATCTTCGAATACACGCCAGGTGTAACGATGAACTCAAGCTCACGCCAAGGTGCCCAAACCATTAACATCCGTGGCATGGAAGGTAAACGCGTTAAGATTTTAGTAGATGGCTCATCGCAACCTGGTTCATTTGATGGTGGTCCCTACGCCTTTATCAATTCTAGCGGTATTTCAATTGATCCCGACATGCTTAAAAGTGTCGAAATCATCAAAGGTGCTGCTTCAAGTTTACACGGAAGTGACGCAATTGGCGGTGTTGCCGCCTTTGAAACTAAAGACCCTTCTGACTTCTTGAAAGATGGCAAAGACTTCGGTGGTCAAGCTAAGCTCTCTTACTCTTCTGAAGATAACTCATTCAGTGAACATGTTGCATTAGCTAATCGTTTTGGCGATTTAGAAACTCTTGTTGCTTATACTCGCCGTGACGGTGAAGAGCTTCAAAATTTCCGCAACTCAAGTGATTTAGAGAACTACGCGGTAGAAAATCAAGATACGTCAGCAGATAACTTGTTGGTAAAACTGCAATACCAATTGAATGAAAGCCATCGCATTGAATTCCTAGCGGAGCTAATCAAAGATACCTCTGATTCAGACATCTACCACTCTAGTTATGACAGCTACAATGGTGAAGATGACACGAAACAAAATCGATTCGCAATCAAGCATATTTGGTTTGCAGACGGCGCTATTGCTGACACTGTGACGAGTAAAGTATCGTATATTTCTAAAGAAGAGAATGGAGTAACAAAACGCTTTAAACCAGCAGGCCCTGGTATGCCACCTTGGGTTCCAGCTAACAACGACAATTTACAAACAAAAGACTACGAGTACACCGAAGATAAGCTTGAGATCGAGACGCAGTTAGACAAAGAAATTAACAACCATTATCTAGTGTATGGTGCGACTTATACACATAGTGACATTAGTAACACCAACATGGAGTACAACTCTGATCCAGCTACTGATGATCAGCTTTATGTATACACTCCCGATGCTAAAGAGCAAAAGTTTGGTTTGTTTGTTCAAGATGAAATCAGTTTAATGAACAATAAACTGGTTGTGACTCCTGGTGTTCGTTTTGACTATTTCTCTACTGATCCAGGTAATAACACAACTGAATCACTGACTGATTTCTCAGATTCTGCGGTAACGGGGCGTTTAGGTACAACTTACAAACTGACAGATACCGGTACTGTGTTTGGTCAAATTAGCCAAGGCTTTAGAGCTCCTTCATTTGACGAACTGTACTATACATATGACAACCCTGGGCACGGTTACGTCAATGATCCAAACCCTGATCTTAAGTCAGAAACAAGCATCTCGTACGAGCTAGGCTACCGTCACAATACACAGGCTTCATCGTCTGAGATTGCAGCTTACTACAGTGATTATGATGATTTCATTGAAACTGTAGTAACGAAAAAAGTCGGTGGTACGACACACTACTCTAACGTTAACTTAGAATCAGCAACGATCAAAGGCATCGAGTTCTCGAACACGCTACTTTGGGATGTGTTAGTGGGTGCGCCAGAGGGTATTTCGACTCACTTTGTGGCGTCATACACAGAAGGTGAAGACGGAAACGGAAATGCACTAAACAGTGTTAACCCTTGGAACGCAGTGTTAGGTCTGAACTACGATGCGCCTAACCAAAATTGGGGTACGAGCCTTAAATTAAATTACACAGCGGATAAATCTGGGTCAGACATTAACTTTGATGACGAGAATGGCGGTAACGCAGGTCAGGCTGAGCTTCCAAGTGCAACCGTTGTTGACTTAACAGCTTACTACAAACCAATGAAAGATTTGACGATTCGTGGTGGCGTGTTTAACTTAACCAACGAAGAGTACTACCGTTGGAATGACATTCGCGGCGATGATGAGCTCTACAAAGAGAACTCTCAAGCAGAAAGAAACTACGGTATTTCTGCTAAGTACGAATTCTAA
- a CDS encoding sensor domain-containing diguanylate cyclase: MLSFINNISIKNKLILPIIIFIAVTFVTIQSINYTVTFEREKESLIQRVKVLAQGVAYNLQAAILFEDKSSAQEILSAFVADKDIVRVKLYDINEQLFASYQVNNTLVPRPNEDELDDIADHQFAISEHFIFLLVPVTLDDAVIANLRVTISKETFTTILTHIFKVAAVYLLFLVVLGAVLVKLVQRFIIEPMFNLNEAMQAFVERRSEQPKLIATNRDEIGDLVRAFNTMLERLQHRDNQINFTLDKLQEEKSFANEVIETVQHSLLVVDEKGLIVHANAATRDIFKCSEAFLENLLIQELIATKQTGFIQDVIDTNIELNDELLETTDLFQSKRWLRVSSRSLSKHGRILYAIQDVTEIETAMSRQRIAAGVFENSKDGLIVLNSSNVITMVNPAITQLLGYHSDLLVGKTPFEVFSWQQFSSLMPTIRSSLDNYGQWQGEVWEKSASGKLVPMFVKVNRVASDNEKDEFDMVLTLSDLSNVKEMERLEHLAHHDALTGLANRAQLYKVMDDVVTSGHYSNQHFAVIYLDLDGFKEVNDNYGHDAGDEILKEVSSRLLSQVRAGDLVARLSGDEFVLIIKQTNKVLLAKLAERLLDLIGQEVNYKQRSLHVGASLGIHLVDGTERDIDVILKVADEAMYQAKRKGKGQFVFSREVK; this comes from the coding sequence ATGTTGTCTTTCATTAATAATATATCGATTAAAAACAAGCTGATATTGCCCATTATCATCTTCATCGCAGTCACTTTTGTTACTATTCAATCTATAAATTACACTGTAACGTTTGAGAGGGAAAAAGAGAGTCTTATCCAGCGTGTTAAAGTGTTAGCACAAGGTGTTGCTTACAACCTACAAGCAGCGATCTTATTTGAAGACAAGTCATCGGCTCAGGAAATCTTGTCTGCTTTCGTTGCGGATAAAGATATTGTTAGAGTGAAGCTTTATGACATCAACGAACAGCTTTTTGCGAGCTATCAGGTGAACAACACTTTGGTTCCAAGGCCAAATGAAGATGAACTAGACGATATAGCGGATCACCAATTTGCCATCTCTGAGCATTTCATCTTTTTGCTTGTTCCTGTGACGCTGGATGATGCTGTTATCGCAAACTTAAGGGTGACGATATCGAAAGAGACGTTTACGACGATCTTGACTCATATTTTTAAAGTTGCAGCCGTATACCTGCTATTTCTGGTTGTTTTAGGTGCAGTGCTGGTCAAATTGGTTCAACGTTTCATCATCGAACCAATGTTTAATCTTAATGAAGCAATGCAAGCTTTTGTTGAGCGTCGTTCCGAACAGCCAAAATTAATCGCTACGAACCGCGATGAAATAGGTGATCTGGTTCGAGCTTTTAATACAATGCTAGAAAGGCTTCAACATCGCGACAACCAAATCAATTTTACATTAGACAAACTTCAAGAAGAAAAATCCTTCGCGAATGAGGTAATTGAGACCGTTCAGCACTCGTTGTTGGTGGTGGATGAAAAAGGGCTCATCGTTCATGCGAATGCGGCCACTCGCGATATTTTTAAATGCTCAGAAGCCTTTCTTGAAAACTTGTTGATCCAAGAGTTGATCGCGACTAAGCAAACGGGTTTCATACAAGATGTTATAGATACCAATATTGAACTCAATGATGAATTGCTCGAAACCACGGATCTCTTTCAATCAAAGCGCTGGCTACGAGTGAGTAGCCGTTCGCTGTCAAAACATGGTCGTATTCTTTATGCAATCCAAGATGTCACTGAGATAGAGACAGCCATGAGCCGTCAGCGTATCGCGGCAGGTGTTTTCGAAAACAGTAAAGACGGCTTGATTGTGCTGAACTCGTCCAATGTGATAACCATGGTTAACCCAGCTATCACACAACTTCTCGGTTATCATTCCGATCTGCTGGTGGGCAAAACACCTTTTGAAGTATTTTCCTGGCAACAGTTTTCTTCACTTATGCCGACAATTCGTAGTTCGTTAGACAACTATGGCCAGTGGCAAGGGGAAGTATGGGAGAAGAGTGCATCTGGTAAGTTAGTTCCAATGTTTGTCAAAGTTAATCGAGTAGCCTCAGACAACGAGAAAGACGAGTTTGATATGGTATTAACGCTGTCTGATTTATCCAATGTAAAAGAGATGGAAAGACTAGAGCACTTAGCTCATCACGATGCGTTAACGGGGTTAGCTAATAGAGCGCAGCTTTATAAGGTTATGGATGATGTTGTCACGTCTGGCCACTACTCAAATCAGCATTTTGCGGTAATCTACTTGGATTTGGATGGCTTCAAGGAAGTGAATGACAACTATGGGCACGACGCGGGTGACGAAATCCTTAAAGAAGTATCAAGCCGGTTGTTATCTCAGGTAAGAGCGGGAGATTTGGTTGCGCGTTTGTCGGGCGATGAATTTGTTCTTATTATTAAACAGACCAACAAAGTCTTGTTAGCTAAGTTAGCCGAGCGACTGTTAGACCTGATTGGGCAAGAAGTGAATTATAAACAGCGTTCACTTCATGTTGGAGCGAGCTTGGGAATCCATTTAGTTGATGGCACTGAACGTGATATTGACGTGATTCTAAAAGTTGCCGATGAGGCGATGTACCAAGCGAAACGCAAAGGAAAAGGTCAGTTTGTGTTCTCTCGTGAGGTTAAATAG
- the galE gene encoding UDP-glucose 4-epimerase GalE: MNVLVTGGMGYIGSHTSIQMINAGMTPVLFDSLYNSKPSVLERIEKVSGVRPSFVEGDVRDKALLTETMKQHNIEAVIHFAGLKAVGESVAKPLEYYDNNVNGTLVLVDAMRDAGVKTLVFSSSATVYGDPASVPITEDFPTSATNPYGRSKLMVEECLTDFQKANPDWSITLLRYFNPVGSHPSGELGEDPQGIPNNLMPFVSQVAVGRREFLSVFGSDYPTKDGTGVRDYIHVMDLSDGHIAALEKVGRTEGLHIYNLGTGNGSSVLDMVKAFEQASGKEIPYKLVERRPGDIAECWADPAKAQKELGWNATRTLAEMTEDTWRWQSTNPNGFPG; this comes from the coding sequence ATGAATGTTTTAGTTACAGGTGGCATGGGTTACATTGGTAGCCATACAAGTATCCAGATGATTAACGCAGGTATGACACCTGTACTTTTTGATAGCTTGTACAATAGCAAACCAAGCGTTCTAGAACGTATCGAAAAAGTATCGGGGGTTCGCCCTAGTTTCGTTGAAGGCGACGTACGTGATAAGGCGCTTTTAACTGAAACCATGAAGCAACATAACATCGAAGCCGTTATCCATTTTGCTGGCCTTAAAGCGGTGGGTGAGTCCGTGGCAAAGCCTCTTGAATACTACGACAATAACGTAAACGGCACGTTAGTTCTTGTGGATGCAATGCGTGATGCTGGTGTTAAAACCTTAGTATTCAGCTCTTCAGCAACGGTGTACGGTGATCCTGCTAGTGTTCCAATTACTGAAGATTTCCCAACGAGTGCGACAAACCCTTATGGTCGTAGCAAGCTTATGGTTGAAGAGTGTCTAACGGATTTCCAAAAAGCGAATCCCGACTGGAGTATCACATTACTTCGTTACTTTAACCCGGTAGGTTCACACCCAAGTGGCGAGCTAGGCGAAGACCCGCAAGGCATTCCAAACAATCTAATGCCATTTGTATCTCAAGTAGCTGTGGGGCGACGTGAGTTCTTATCTGTATTTGGCAGCGATTACCCAACGAAAGATGGTACTGGTGTTCGTGACTACATCCACGTAATGGATCTATCTGATGGCCACATCGCCGCACTTGAGAAAGTAGGGCGTACAGAGGGGCTTCATATCTACAACCTTGGTACTGGCAACGGTTCAAGTGTATTAGATATGGTTAAAGCGTTTGAGCAAGCAAGTGGCAAAGAAATCCCATACAAGCTTGTTGAACGACGTCCTGGTGACATCGCAGAATGTTGGGCAGATCCGGCTAAAGCTCAGAAGGAACTTGGTTGGAACGCGACACGCACTCTAGCTGAAATGACCGAAGATACATGGCGCTGGCAGTCAACAAACCCTAATGGTTTCCCAGGCTAA
- a CDS encoding YfiR family protein, with the protein MNSRWLKHQMKLGLSKLGFAALTMLIVPLNTTAASFKPYEVKAVYLFRIANFIRWNDESSMNAVNFCVIGDEKVSQVLTSITEGKSIRSLAIHVQQSITSKCDITYLSYRENDQFRSQEHSPHTVTISDIPNFTDLGGVIELKHINNKLKPKINLENARRGEYVIGSNLLRIAIVEGQ; encoded by the coding sequence ATGAATTCTAGATGGCTTAAGCACCAAATGAAGTTGGGCTTATCTAAACTCGGCTTTGCCGCTTTAACGATGCTTATTGTGCCTTTGAATACCACTGCGGCTAGCTTCAAACCTTATGAAGTGAAAGCGGTATACCTTTTTAGAATTGCGAATTTTATTCGTTGGAATGATGAAAGCTCCATGAATGCTGTGAACTTTTGTGTGATTGGCGATGAAAAGGTAAGCCAAGTACTAACATCAATTACAGAAGGGAAATCTATTCGTTCACTCGCTATCCACGTTCAACAGTCAATTACTTCTAAGTGTGATATTACTTATTTATCTTACCGTGAAAATGATCAATTTCGCAGTCAAGAGCACTCCCCACACACTGTGACAATCAGTGATATCCCTAACTTTACAGACCTAGGTGGGGTCATTGAACTCAAGCACATCAACAATAAACTCAAACCTAAGATCAACCTAGAGAACGCAAGGCGCGGTGAATACGTCATTGGATCCAACTTGTTACGAATCGCTATAGTGGAGGGCCAATAA